The following are encoded together in the Lathyrus oleraceus cultivar Zhongwan6 chromosome 3, CAAS_Psat_ZW6_1.0, whole genome shotgun sequence genome:
- the LOC127128213 gene encoding ACT domain-containing protein ACR6 isoform X2, with protein MNLVIKKAYISSDGVWFMDVFNVTDRNGSKIKDKEVIDYIQRRLEKNPSFATSMRESVGVVPTEEHTVIELTGTDRPGLLSEICAVLADLHCNVVTAEIWTHNTRAAAVVHVTDDSSGCAIEDPSRLSIIRDLLCNVLRGSDDPKTARTALSHPGVMYRDRRLHQIMFADRDYERVEKAGLRERDKSPFPHVTVSDCIERDYAVVIMRAKDRPKLLFDIVCTLTDMQYVVFHGVVQTERTEAYQEFYIRHVDGFPISSEAERERLIQCLEAAIERRASEGMELELCTEDRVGLLSDITRIFRENSLCIKRAEISTENGKAKDTFYVTDVTGNPVDIKIIDSIRRQIGDTVLQVKHNSSLSPKPPQGTTIGFLLGSFFKNRSFQNFKLIRSYS; from the exons ATGAACCTTGTGATAAAAAAGGCTTATATCTCCTCTGATGGGGTTTGGTTCATGGATG TGTTTAATGTGACGGATCGTAATGGAAGCAAGATCAAAGATAAGGAGGTCATTGATTATATTCAGAGG AGACTTGAAAAGAATCCAAGCTTTGCAACGTCAATGAGAGAGTCTGTTGGGGTCGTACCTACTGAAGAGCACACAGTTATTGAACTTACAGGCACAGACAGACCTGGTTTACTATCTGAAATCTGTGCGGTGCTCGCAGACCTTCACTGTAATGTGGTTACTGCCGAGATTTGGACGCATAATACTAGGGCTGCAGCAGTAGTTCATGTCACTGATGATTCAAGTGGATGTGCCATCGAGGACCCGTCGCGTCTCTCGATCATAAGGGATTTGCTTTGCAACGTTCTCAGGGGAAGTGATGATCCGAAGACAGCTAGAACAGCACTTTCGCATCCTGGAGTTATGTATAGGGATAGAAGATTACATCAGATTATGTTTGCCGACAGGGACTATGAAAGGGTTGAAAAAGCAGGACTCAGAGAAAGAGATAAAAGTCCGTTTCCACATGTAACTGTCTCGGACTGTATTGAAAGGGATTACGCCGTGGTTATCATGAGAGCCAAAGATCGACCAAAGCTATTGTTCGATATTGTTTGCACTTTAACTGATATGCAGTATGTAGTTTTTCATGGTGTGGTTCAGACAGAAAGGACAGAAGCTTATCAG GAGTTTTATATTCGGCACGTTGATGGCTTTCCGATAAGCTCAGAGGCTGAGAGAGAACGCCTTATACAGTGTCTTGAAGCGGCAATTGAGAGGCGGGCATCTGAG GGGATGGAGCTAGAGTTGTGCACGGAAGATCGTGTAGGACTTCTCTCCGATATCACAAGGATTTTCCGAGAAAACAGTTTATGTATCAAAAGAGCAGAAATATCAACAGAAAACGGGAAAGCAAAAGATACATTTTACGTCACCGATGTAACTGGTAACCCTGTCGATATAAAGATTATCGATTCAATCCGCAGACAGATCGGCGACACGGTACTGCAGGTGAAACATAACTCTAGTCTTTCACCAAAGCCGCCTCAAGGAACAACAATCGGGTTTCTTCTTGGAAGTTTTTTCAAAAACCGATCTTTTCAGAATTTTAAGTTGATCAGATCTTATTCTTAA
- the LOC127128213 gene encoding ACT domain-containing protein ACR6 isoform X1, translating to MDDEYAKLIRRMNPPRVVIDNNACENATVIKVDSVNKHGILLDVVQVISDMNLVIKKAYISSDGVWFMDVFNVTDRNGSKIKDKEVIDYIQRRLEKNPSFATSMRESVGVVPTEEHTVIELTGTDRPGLLSEICAVLADLHCNVVTAEIWTHNTRAAAVVHVTDDSSGCAIEDPSRLSIIRDLLCNVLRGSDDPKTARTALSHPGVMYRDRRLHQIMFADRDYERVEKAGLRERDKSPFPHVTVSDCIERDYAVVIMRAKDRPKLLFDIVCTLTDMQYVVFHGVVQTERTEAYQEFYIRHVDGFPISSEAERERLIQCLEAAIERRASEGMELELCTEDRVGLLSDITRIFRENSLCIKRAEISTENGKAKDTFYVTDVTGNPVDIKIIDSIRRQIGDTVLQVKHNSSLSPKPPQGTTIGFLLGSFFKNRSFQNFKLIRSYS from the exons ATGGATGATGAATATGCTAAGCTCATAAGAAGGATGAACCCACCTAG GGTTGTGATTGATAATAATGCATGTGAAAACGCCACTGTTATTAAG gttgATAGTGTTAACAAACATGGGATACTTCTTGATGTAGTCCAAGTTATTTCAGATATGAACCTTGTGATAAAAAAGGCTTATATCTCCTCTGATGGGGTTTGGTTCATGGATG TGTTTAATGTGACGGATCGTAATGGAAGCAAGATCAAAGATAAGGAGGTCATTGATTATATTCAGAGG AGACTTGAAAAGAATCCAAGCTTTGCAACGTCAATGAGAGAGTCTGTTGGGGTCGTACCTACTGAAGAGCACACAGTTATTGAACTTACAGGCACAGACAGACCTGGTTTACTATCTGAAATCTGTGCGGTGCTCGCAGACCTTCACTGTAATGTGGTTACTGCCGAGATTTGGACGCATAATACTAGGGCTGCAGCAGTAGTTCATGTCACTGATGATTCAAGTGGATGTGCCATCGAGGACCCGTCGCGTCTCTCGATCATAAGGGATTTGCTTTGCAACGTTCTCAGGGGAAGTGATGATCCGAAGACAGCTAGAACAGCACTTTCGCATCCTGGAGTTATGTATAGGGATAGAAGATTACATCAGATTATGTTTGCCGACAGGGACTATGAAAGGGTTGAAAAAGCAGGACTCAGAGAAAGAGATAAAAGTCCGTTTCCACATGTAACTGTCTCGGACTGTATTGAAAGGGATTACGCCGTGGTTATCATGAGAGCCAAAGATCGACCAAAGCTATTGTTCGATATTGTTTGCACTTTAACTGATATGCAGTATGTAGTTTTTCATGGTGTGGTTCAGACAGAAAGGACAGAAGCTTATCAG GAGTTTTATATTCGGCACGTTGATGGCTTTCCGATAAGCTCAGAGGCTGAGAGAGAACGCCTTATACAGTGTCTTGAAGCGGCAATTGAGAGGCGGGCATCTGAG GGGATGGAGCTAGAGTTGTGCACGGAAGATCGTGTAGGACTTCTCTCCGATATCACAAGGATTTTCCGAGAAAACAGTTTATGTATCAAAAGAGCAGAAATATCAACAGAAAACGGGAAAGCAAAAGATACATTTTACGTCACCGATGTAACTGGTAACCCTGTCGATATAAAGATTATCGATTCAATCCGCAGACAGATCGGCGACACGGTACTGCAGGTGAAACATAACTCTAGTCTTTCACCAAAGCCGCCTCAAGGAACAACAATCGGGTTTCTTCTTGGAAGTTTTTTCAAAAACCGATCTTTTCAGAATTTTAAGTTGATCAGATCTTATTCTTAA